A stretch of the TM7 phylum sp. oral taxon 349 genome encodes the following:
- the mraY gene encoding phospho-N-acetylmuramoyl-pentapeptide-transferase: MTIVNFSNELNQTFALSVAAFLLAMMLTPVYTHFAYKYKFWKTQRSAAVTGEKLKIFNKLHKEKIARHVPTMAGTIAVAAITAITLACNLDRAQTWLPLAALLGGAFVGLIDDVLNVFGSNRKDAGLRSWVKFAMVTAMSIVLGWFFYTKLGYNTIHIPYLGEWQVGAWIIFFFVLAVVSTGNAVNISDGLDGLAGGLLVMSFSAFGVIALLQGHIKLAGFCFTVVGALLSYLWFNIYPARFFMGDVGSFAFGTSLGVVAMMTNTLFLLPIIGVLFVVEAGSSLLQIISKKLFHRKIFISAPIHHHLEATGWPEVKVTMRFWVIAGVAAFIGMLMALSGGHITS, translated from the coding sequence ATGACAATCGTAAATTTCTCAAACGAATTGAACCAAACCTTTGCGTTAAGCGTGGCAGCGTTTTTATTGGCGATGATGTTAACGCCGGTTTATACGCATTTTGCATATAAGTATAAGTTTTGGAAAACGCAGCGCAGCGCAGCGGTAACAGGGGAGAAGTTAAAGATTTTTAATAAACTGCACAAAGAGAAGATTGCGCGGCATGTTCCGACAATGGCAGGTACTATCGCAGTGGCAGCGATTACAGCGATTACATTAGCGTGCAACCTTGACCGGGCACAGACCTGGTTGCCGCTCGCGGCATTACTCGGCGGAGCATTTGTCGGGTTGATCGACGATGTGCTCAATGTGTTTGGCTCAAATCGTAAGGATGCCGGGCTGCGCAGCTGGGTAAAGTTTGCGATGGTTACTGCAATGAGCATTGTGCTCGGTTGGTTCTTCTATACGAAGCTTGGCTACAATACGATCCATATACCGTATCTTGGCGAGTGGCAAGTCGGCGCGTGGATTATTTTCTTTTTCGTATTGGCGGTGGTGTCAACGGGTAATGCGGTGAATATCAGCGACGGACTTGATGGACTGGCGGGCGGGTTGTTGGTGATGTCTTTTTCAGCGTTTGGTGTAATTGCGCTACTGCAGGGGCATATTAAGCTAGCGGGATTCTGCTTTACGGTAGTAGGCGCATTACTGAGCTACCTGTGGTTTAATATTTACCCGGCGCGGTTTTTCATGGGCGATGTTGGCAGCTTTGCATTTGGGACAAGCTTAGGTGTTGTTGCGATGATGACGAATACGTTGTTCTTGCTGCCGATTATCGGGGTTTTGTTTGTTGTTGAGGCTGGTTCAAGTTTACTACAAATCATCAGCAAGAAACTATTTCATCGTAAGATATTCATCTCAGCGCCGATTCATCATCACCTAGAAGCGACAGGCTGGCCGGAAGTAAAAGTTACGATGCGCTTTTGGGTAATCGCTGGCGTAGCAGCATTCATTGGCATGTTGATGGCGCTGAGCGGGGGACATATTACCTCATGA
- the cas2 gene encoding CRISPR-associated endonuclease Cas2: MSYKIMRVAVFFDLPTNTRAERRAATQFRKFLLDDGFDMLQYSVYTRLCPNRDVAEKHMMRVRRNAPDSGSVRLLYLTEHQFTNMYVIVGEKTVQERAIPAAQLAFF, translated from the coding sequence ATGTCATATAAAATCATGCGAGTGGCAGTTTTCTTTGATTTGCCAACCAATACTAGAGCTGAGCGCCGAGCAGCGACACAATTTCGCAAGTTTCTACTTGACGACGGGTTTGACATGCTACAATATAGCGTTTATACACGGCTATGTCCTAATCGCGATGTTGCCGAAAAACATATGATGCGCGTACGGCGCAATGCACCAGATAGCGGCTCAGTGCGATTATTATATTTAACCGAGCACCAATTTACTAACATGTACGTAATTGTCGGCGAAAAAACTGTACAAGAACGAGCAATTCCAGCCGCACAACTAGCATTTTTCTAA
- the cas9 gene encoding type II CRISPR RNA-guided endonuclease Cas9 (Cas9, originally named Csn1, is the large, multifunctional signature protein of type II CRISPR/Cas systems. It is well known even to general audiences because its RNA-guided endonuclease activity has made it a popular tool for custom editing of eukaryotic genomes.) — protein sequence MKPSKYSLGLDIGTTSVGWAVIDLEKERIHDLGVRIFERPEDPQNGDSLAKPRRDARSARHRLKRRRQRLNYLKRFFVNEKILTQAQIAEILDPKSTYNKLDAYALRDKALNHKLTAEELFKVLYQISKRRGFKSNRKSVEETDREGGRVSKALTINEQLLAERGYKTVGQALAQDEKYTEHKRNKRDSYTNSFARADFIHELEEIIKSQRKYALNNVGDEALHSLIYGVDSDGLLTNSSAIMYQRPFMTEELIKKMVGECTFEKGEKRAPRASYSFEIFQFANNLVNLVFVPKNTNSRQAKREHFRLTLNPEQIAAVVTEAKKTASITYKKVRQVAGISEEYAPGYVRGKINKDDPYGEKNEFGKLKAYHDIKKALKSTPEDWVKVDNESTLNEIAYILTTEREDVEILKKLSGLALSDEATYAILKINPKNFRSFGHLSIKALQKITPHILSGLTYDKACEKAGYDFRRKSANLEQITNPVVKRAISQTNKIVQAVIRKYGKPYFIKVETARDLAKNFKDRKAIENENKDNQAFNSEIKEIIEHGYNIKPKTKRGKNLLEFLRENNVPLSQNIDANGQMITKVKLYREQNGKCLYSGDPIDFQAMIHDDNAYQIDHIVPFSRSNNDGLTNKVLVKTEENQEKANRTPFEYFGGDETRWKQFAARVNATYQTRDIKTSDKAINSENYKFNGYAMRKKQNLLIEEYKNDSWNTRALNDTRYITRFVQNYLRQTVSFAEGDDKQRVLAPNGTITSYLRKRWGLSKVREENVLHHAADAAIVAAIDNRIICQANLFSRDQELKLYTQTIKSIEEKKRILLKSTDQETGEITEEDQFSQAQREKAELEYIKQSMDENSKHRFPEPWADFAKEIRKRTLDTDTETLRNELYGLEGYDDEFRSQVRPIFVSRMPRRKAAAQAHKETIRSPRVKDNDQRTVRIPLSKIKIKDVENSVLKESDAWLYSKLISLLEANDNNPEKAFAEPVYKNDKKFDKHRKPLMPVSTIKVYSTQPSGFLVNKGRAFVNNGSMIRLDVYQKQNQKGRIEHFFVPVYAHQVGKNQSTPTKILPAPKGFADVDETFTKVCSLYPNDYVRCYFKNTIEEGYYLAYDSASGRITVLNHSAANKEGDNRVRISPRSATLIKRYDISILGDNAPRS from the coding sequence ATGAAACCTTCAAAATACTCTCTTGGACTTGACATTGGTACTACCTCCGTCGGCTGGGCGGTCATTGATTTAGAAAAAGAACGAATTCATGATTTAGGCGTGCGGATTTTCGAACGACCAGAGGATCCACAAAACGGCGACTCGCTCGCAAAACCGCGCCGCGATGCGCGCTCAGCTCGCCATCGACTCAAACGCCGCCGCCAACGCTTAAATTATCTGAAGCGATTCTTTGTTAATGAAAAAATTTTAACGCAGGCACAAATCGCAGAAATACTTGATCCGAAATCAACATACAATAAGCTAGATGCGTATGCACTGCGCGATAAAGCCCTTAATCACAAACTTACCGCCGAAGAGCTGTTTAAGGTACTCTATCAGATTAGCAAACGGCGAGGATTTAAGAGTAATCGTAAATCTGTAGAAGAAACAGATCGTGAAGGTGGTCGTGTTAGCAAAGCGTTAACAATAAACGAACAGCTCTTGGCAGAAAGAGGCTACAAAACCGTTGGACAAGCACTCGCGCAAGATGAAAAATATACTGAGCACAAACGCAACAAACGCGATAGTTATACTAATAGTTTTGCGCGAGCAGACTTTATTCACGAGCTAGAAGAAATTATAAAATCTCAACGAAAATACGCTCTAAACAACGTGGGCGACGAAGCCCTACACAGCCTTATCTACGGCGTCGACTCAGACGGTTTATTGACTAACAGTAGTGCTATCATGTACCAACGCCCGTTTATGACGGAAGAGCTAATCAAAAAGATGGTTGGCGAGTGCACCTTTGAGAAGGGTGAGAAACGCGCACCACGAGCAAGCTATAGTTTTGAGATTTTCCAATTTGCAAATAATTTGGTGAACCTCGTTTTCGTACCGAAAAATACGAATAGCCGCCAGGCAAAGCGCGAACACTTTAGACTAACGCTGAACCCAGAGCAAATCGCAGCTGTCGTCACTGAAGCAAAAAAGACTGCATCAATCACTTATAAAAAAGTTCGCCAAGTCGCTGGCATTAGCGAAGAATATGCTCCGGGGTATGTTCGCGGAAAGATAAATAAGGACGACCCGTATGGCGAGAAGAACGAGTTTGGCAAGCTAAAAGCCTACCACGACATCAAAAAAGCACTAAAAAGCACACCCGAAGATTGGGTGAAAGTTGATAACGAGTCAACACTCAATGAAATCGCCTATATTCTAACAACTGAACGTGAGGACGTTGAGATTCTCAAAAAATTGAGTGGGCTGGCACTTTCGGACGAGGCAACGTATGCAATTCTTAAAATTAACCCAAAGAATTTTAGATCATTTGGACATCTATCTATAAAAGCTTTGCAAAAAATCACGCCACATATTTTGAGCGGATTAACCTACGACAAGGCCTGCGAGAAAGCTGGTTATGATTTCCGCAGAAAGTCTGCTAACTTAGAACAAATCACTAACCCGGTCGTCAAACGGGCAATTTCACAAACCAATAAAATCGTGCAGGCAGTAATTCGTAAATACGGCAAACCGTATTTTATCAAGGTAGAGACCGCTCGAGATTTAGCAAAGAATTTCAAAGATCGCAAGGCGATTGAAAATGAAAATAAGGACAACCAAGCCTTCAATTCAGAGATTAAAGAGATTATTGAACACGGCTACAACATAAAGCCCAAGACTAAACGCGGCAAGAATTTACTTGAGTTTTTGAGAGAGAATAATGTGCCGCTTTCGCAAAATATTGACGCAAACGGGCAAATGATAACTAAGGTCAAACTTTATCGAGAGCAGAACGGTAAATGTTTATATTCTGGCGATCCAATTGACTTTCAAGCCATGATCCACGATGACAACGCGTATCAAATCGACCATATCGTGCCATTTTCGCGTTCAAACAACGACGGCTTAACGAATAAAGTTTTAGTGAAGACTGAGGAGAACCAAGAGAAGGCGAACCGCACGCCATTTGAGTATTTCGGCGGTGACGAGACGCGTTGGAAACAATTTGCAGCACGCGTCAACGCAACATACCAAACACGCGATATCAAAACTAGCGATAAAGCAATAAATAGCGAAAACTATAAATTCAACGGCTATGCTATGCGCAAAAAGCAGAATCTTCTCATCGAGGAATATAAGAACGACAGCTGGAACACGCGAGCGCTGAACGACACGCGCTATATTACTCGGTTCGTACAAAATTATCTGCGCCAGACAGTTAGCTTCGCCGAAGGAGACGATAAACAACGTGTGCTTGCGCCAAACGGCACGATAACCTCGTATTTACGTAAACGCTGGGGTTTGAGTAAGGTGCGTGAAGAAAACGTGTTACACCACGCAGCCGACGCAGCAATTGTTGCGGCAATCGACAATAGAATCATCTGCCAGGCCAATCTTTTCTCGCGTGATCAAGAACTGAAATTATACACACAAACCATAAAATCAATTGAGGAAAAGAAACGTATTTTACTCAAGAGCACAGACCAAGAGACGGGAGAAATTACTGAGGAAGATCAGTTTTCTCAAGCCCAACGCGAAAAAGCAGAGCTTGAATATATTAAGCAGAGCATGGACGAAAATTCAAAACACCGTTTTCCTGAGCCGTGGGCGGACTTTGCTAAGGAAATTCGCAAGCGTACGCTGGATACCGACACAGAAACGCTGCGAAATGAATTGTATGGCTTAGAGGGCTATGACGATGAATTTCGCTCACAGGTGCGACCGATTTTCGTTTCACGAATGCCGCGTCGAAAAGCAGCCGCCCAAGCTCATAAAGAAACGATTCGTTCGCCAAGAGTAAAAGATAATGACCAAAGAACAGTACGTATACCGCTGAGTAAAATCAAGATTAAAGATGTTGAGAATTCTGTTCTGAAAGAGTCGGACGCATGGCTATACAGTAAGCTCATTTCACTATTAGAAGCAAACGACAATAACCCTGAGAAAGCATTTGCTGAGCCAGTCTATAAAAATGATAAGAAATTTGATAAACACAGAAAACCGCTCATGCCAGTCTCGACAATAAAAGTTTATTCAACACAACCATCCGGTTTCTTGGTAAATAAAGGTAGAGCATTCGTCAATAACGGCTCAATGATTCGCCTAGACGTATATCAGAAACAGAATCAGAAAGGCAGAATTGAGCATTTTTTCGTACCGGTTTATGCGCACCAGGTTGGCAAAAACCAATCCACACCAACAAAGATTCTACCCGCACCAAAAGGCTTTGCCGATGTTGATGAGACATTTACAAAAGTCTGCTCACTATATCCGAATGATTATGTACGATGTTATTTTAAAAATACAATTGAAGAAGGCTATTACCTCGCCTACGACTCAGCATCTGGGCGAATTACCGTCCTAAACCATTCCGCAGCGAATAAAGAGGGCGATAATAGAGTTCGAATCTCGCCTCGCTCGGCAACCCTCATTAAGCGTTACGATATCTCAATCCTCGGCGATAACGCCCCGAGGTCATAG
- a CDS encoding UDP-N-acetylglucosamine--N-acetylmuramyl-(pentapeptide) pyrophosphoryl-undecaprenol N-acetylglucosamine transferase, giving the protein MRILAAGGGSGGHVTPVVAVLRELRKIEPNIEIRFWVDYAFEKQARTVMGGYDDSIRVDTIVSGKLRRYHHLKWWHQLMRFRTITLPNIIDAVKVGIGFIQCLCKLVAWRPDVVFAKGGYVCLPVGLAAHVLRIPLVIHDSDAHPGLTNRVLARWADAIGTGAPLKFYPYPREISQYVGVPIMEDFVPYSDGRRRENKAKFGFDPRRPLIVVTGGGLGAQRINDAVVATLPQLVKQSNIILITGAQQYSNIRARVPNDTDQVHIHDFISSGLVDMLGAADIVVARAGATTILELAALAKPTILVPNGYLTGGHQLKNAAVYEEKGAVKVIDELQLDDHPEILVRMIETLLADRAAMARMGAAFLTFARPQAARDMADMIIRTAKRK; this is encoded by the coding sequence GTGCGGATTTTGGCAGCAGGCGGCGGGTCGGGCGGACACGTTACGCCGGTCGTCGCAGTATTGCGTGAATTGCGGAAAATAGAACCAAACATAGAGATTCGGTTCTGGGTTGATTATGCATTTGAAAAACAAGCGCGTACTGTCATGGGCGGGTACGATGATTCAATTCGTGTCGATACAATTGTGAGCGGTAAACTGCGCCGGTATCATCATTTGAAATGGTGGCATCAGTTGATGAGATTTCGTACGATTACGCTGCCTAATATTATTGATGCGGTTAAGGTAGGTATTGGGTTTATACAATGCTTGTGCAAGCTAGTTGCGTGGCGCCCGGATGTCGTTTTTGCGAAAGGCGGGTATGTATGTTTGCCGGTCGGTTTGGCGGCGCATGTACTGCGGATTCCGCTTGTTATTCACGATTCTGACGCGCACCCCGGCTTGACGAATCGCGTTTTAGCGCGCTGGGCAGATGCAATTGGTACAGGCGCGCCGCTGAAATTTTATCCGTATCCGCGCGAAATATCGCAGTATGTAGGTGTGCCAATTATGGAAGATTTTGTACCATATAGTGACGGGCGGCGGCGTGAAAACAAAGCAAAGTTTGGATTTGATCCAAGGCGACCGCTTATCGTTGTGACGGGCGGCGGCCTTGGTGCACAGCGAATTAACGACGCTGTCGTTGCAACGTTGCCACAGCTCGTTAAGCAGTCGAATATTATTCTTATCACCGGCGCGCAGCAATATAGCAATATTCGCGCACGTGTTCCGAACGATACCGATCAGGTGCATATTCATGATTTTATTAGCAGCGGGCTGGTTGATATGCTTGGTGCGGCAGACATTGTTGTGGCGCGTGCAGGTGCTACAACAATTTTGGAGCTTGCAGCACTCGCTAAGCCGACGATTTTGGTACCGAATGGCTATCTAACGGGTGGCCATCAGCTAAAAAATGCGGCAGTGTACGAGGAAAAAGGTGCGGTGAAAGTAATTGATGAACTGCAGCTAGATGATCATCCTGAGATACTTGTTCGGATGATTGAGACGTTGCTCGCTGATCGTGCAGCAATGGCACGTATGGGCGCAGCATTTTTGACCTTTGCCCGCCCGCAGGCAGCGCGTGATATGGCGGATATGATCATTCGAACCGCTAAGCGTAAGTGA
- the cas1 gene encoding type II CRISPR-associated endonuclease Cas1: MAWRVIGIQNPSRLSLRDNQLVITQNEEVNLPIEDIDALILDSYGITTTANLLTELATNNTTVVICDEKHLPASVLLPYSQHSRQAKVSRLQLNMSQPLKKQLWQRIVMQKISNQADVLQHFNLNDMPLRQYAVQVKSGDSTNRESIAARAYFDQLLDDATRRKPIWHNAALNYGYAMVRSHIARHIATRGLVASQGIFHHSELNSFNLADDLIESYRAVADLFVLERLAPLHIGKQDTSLTRQDRQMLVDILNYYVIIQNKKFTLKHAVEKTVESFIESTGAKEASKLLLPKISASWQGRDVI, encoded by the coding sequence GTGGCCTGGCGCGTAATCGGTATTCAAAATCCAAGTCGCCTAAGCCTACGCGATAATCAGCTTGTTATTACACAAAACGAAGAAGTAAACCTGCCAATTGAAGATATTGACGCACTGATTCTTGACAGCTATGGCATCACCACAACAGCAAATTTACTAACAGAGCTTGCGACTAACAACACAACGGTTGTCATTTGCGACGAAAAGCACCTGCCAGCTAGTGTATTATTACCGTACTCACAACACTCTCGTCAAGCAAAAGTTTCACGCCTACAGCTAAATATGAGTCAACCGCTGAAAAAGCAGCTCTGGCAACGCATCGTCATGCAAAAAATTTCCAATCAGGCTGACGTACTCCAGCACTTTAACCTGAACGATATGCCATTGCGCCAATACGCTGTCCAGGTGAAATCAGGTGATAGTACTAACCGCGAATCAATCGCTGCCCGTGCTTACTTTGATCAGTTACTTGATGACGCCACGCGCCGAAAACCGATCTGGCACAACGCGGCACTTAATTATGGCTATGCAATGGTTCGCAGTCATATTGCTCGGCACATCGCCACCCGCGGATTAGTTGCCTCGCAAGGTATTTTTCACCATAGTGAGTTGAACAGTTTTAACCTAGCAGACGACTTAATTGAGTCATACCGAGCAGTCGCAGACCTATTTGTGCTTGAGAGACTTGCACCACTCCATATAGGTAAGCAAGACACAAGTCTCACCAGGCAAGACCGTCAAATGTTAGTTGACATATTAAATTATTATGTTATAATACAAAACAAGAAGTTTACTCTGAAACACGCCGTCGAGAAAACGGTTGAAAGCTTCATTGAAAGTACAGGAGCAAAGGAGGCAAGTAAGCTTCTTTTACCAAAAATCAGCGCCTCCTGGCAGGGAAGGGATGTCATATAA
- a CDS encoding penicillin-binding protein 2, translating into MNIGSRGDARISALGILTLIALLLMVAQLFRVQVLQHSYYVQLADKEHIKKFTLRAARGEIYAMDGDTPTKLVMNTTVYTVWVDPTLIVDKQKVIDVMNRVAGGNVRKDFRQYLDAKHTRYQVIATKVSRIQAQKIKDEKLAGVGFDASTQRVYPEGALASQVLGFVNSEGKGKYGFEQANDEILSGKDGELKTVTDVRDVPLTVTDKNIKKPAVNGKNMVLTIDRNVQSKVEEALMAGVKRSGATRASAIVMDPRTGKVLAMANVPTYDPSNLNVKDVAVFNNSTVSSPYEPGSDIKTFTVATGIDRGVITPDSTYNNTGKIKVEGITINNATKSMAVTGTITMQTALNWSLNTGMVTIAQRLGNGTYITRAARNTIYEYFHDKFKLGELTGIELANEAKGTIISPLQQEGNAVRYSNMVFGQGMDATMLQVASGFCAVVNGGTYFAPTIINGTINDDGAFTPAGAKTQTRVITEATSTTVREMVHQSHYATYNPKDGSDRYLVGGKTGTSETIVNGKYASDQTIGTYLGYGGEKGQIPRYVIMVEIAADGKDMGGGSDAKPIFNDISNWMLRYLMLTPQG; encoded by the coding sequence ATGAATATAGGTAGTCGAGGTGATGCGCGGATTAGCGCGTTGGGTATTTTGACGCTTATAGCGCTGCTATTAATGGTAGCGCAGCTTTTTCGTGTGCAAGTACTGCAACATAGCTATTATGTCCAGTTGGCAGATAAAGAGCATATCAAAAAGTTTACGCTCCGCGCGGCGCGTGGGGAAATCTACGCGATGGACGGCGATACGCCGACGAAACTCGTGATGAATACGACGGTGTATACGGTTTGGGTTGATCCAACACTCATCGTAGACAAGCAGAAAGTAATCGATGTGATGAACCGTGTGGCGGGCGGTAATGTACGCAAAGATTTTCGTCAATACTTAGATGCAAAGCATACGCGCTACCAAGTGATCGCGACGAAAGTTAGCCGTATACAGGCGCAGAAAATCAAAGACGAGAAGCTTGCTGGTGTCGGATTTGATGCATCGACGCAGCGCGTTTATCCGGAGGGAGCGCTTGCGAGCCAGGTGCTTGGCTTCGTGAATAGTGAAGGGAAGGGGAAGTACGGTTTTGAACAAGCAAACGACGAGATACTCTCTGGTAAAGACGGCGAGCTAAAAACTGTGACCGATGTACGCGATGTGCCGCTGACCGTGACCGACAAGAATATCAAAAAACCAGCTGTGAATGGCAAAAATATGGTGCTGACAATTGATCGCAATGTGCAATCAAAAGTTGAAGAAGCTCTTATGGCAGGCGTAAAGCGAAGCGGTGCGACGCGGGCGAGTGCAATTGTGATGGATCCGCGAACGGGTAAAGTGCTTGCGATGGCGAATGTGCCGACGTACGACCCGTCTAATTTAAATGTGAAGGACGTGGCAGTTTTTAATAACAGTACAGTCTCAAGTCCGTATGAGCCGGGTTCGGATATTAAAACCTTTACGGTTGCGACAGGTATTGACCGCGGCGTGATTACACCCGATAGTACCTACAATAACACCGGTAAGATTAAAGTTGAAGGCATTACTATTAACAATGCAACAAAGAGTATGGCGGTGACAGGCACTATTACGATGCAAACAGCGCTGAACTGGTCGCTTAACACCGGCATGGTGACGATCGCGCAGCGTTTAGGCAATGGCACATATATTACGCGTGCTGCGCGCAATACGATTTATGAATATTTTCATGACAAATTTAAGCTGGGCGAACTGACCGGTATTGAGCTTGCGAATGAAGCGAAAGGCACGATTATCTCACCGCTGCAGCAAGAGGGCAATGCGGTACGTTATAGCAACATGGTATTCGGGCAAGGTATGGATGCGACGATGCTGCAAGTAGCAAGCGGCTTTTGCGCAGTGGTAAACGGCGGAACGTATTTCGCGCCGACGATTATTAACGGTACAATTAACGACGATGGCGCTTTTACGCCAGCAGGCGCAAAGACGCAAACGCGCGTCATCACTGAAGCAACGTCAACGACGGTGCGCGAAATGGTTCACCAATCACATTATGCAACGTACAATCCAAAAGACGGTTCGGATCGCTATCTTGTGGGCGGCAAGACTGGCACGTCTGAAACGATTGTGAATGGTAAGTATGCCAGCGATCAGACGATTGGAACATATTTGGGTTACGGCGGCGAAAAAGGGCAGATTCCGCGTTACGTTATTATGGTTGAAATCGCTGCTGACGGCAAAGACATGGGCGGCGGCAGCGATGCGAAGCCGATTTTCAACGATATCTCAAATTGGATGCTTCGCTATTTAATGCTAACGCCACAGGGCTAG
- a CDS encoding FtsW/RodA/SpoVE family cell cycle protein yields MGNRWRSSIHWHVDGAERGTYYLMKGLASSRRETARVRVKSREQRRHRPDYMIIMCMGVLMLIGLVVMYAIGPQRANVMNAAYNGSYSATYFAFKQFVSLLLALGVFVALALVPFSTLKNQATKIMAAAIIASALLFLVGNVAHIDTFAQATLGAYRWFNLGSFGGFQPSELMKFAVVIFMAVFLSSRYQQGKIDDLKETVYPMAGLLALLLLIVVVIQKDMGTGVSIAAAVVSMFIVSTMNWKILAKIAGVGVILGLLLVVLSPHRMERISTFFSSGNDVAAADERDNNYHIKNAMIALGTGGLFGRGIGKSIQATGYLPEAVNDSIFAIMGEIFGFAGTICIIGLFGILLFRILRIADQLPDMSMRIAAAGVFGWLLAHVVMNIASMIGLIPLTGITLPLLSFGGTSMIFMSGALGVVFQLSRYTNHKSVTMKEDARADFGSRRRVGRTRYAGRRSIA; encoded by the coding sequence TTGGGTAATCGCTGGCGTAGCAGCATTCATTGGCATGTTGATGGCGCTGAGCGGGGGACATATTACCTCATGAAAGGTTTAGCTTCATCACGTCGAGAAACGGCTCGTGTTCGTGTAAAAAGCCGGGAGCAGCGGCGGCATCGTCCCGATTACATGATCATCATGTGTATGGGCGTGCTGATGCTCATTGGTTTGGTTGTGATGTATGCGATTGGTCCGCAGCGCGCTAATGTAATGAATGCGGCATATAACGGCTCGTATTCGGCGACATATTTTGCATTTAAACAATTCGTTAGTTTACTTCTCGCGCTTGGCGTGTTCGTCGCATTAGCGCTTGTGCCGTTCTCGACGCTAAAAAATCAAGCAACAAAAATTATGGCTGCAGCGATTATTGCGTCTGCATTGCTGTTTTTGGTGGGAAATGTTGCACATATCGATACGTTTGCACAGGCGACGTTAGGTGCGTATCGTTGGTTTAATCTTGGCAGTTTCGGCGGATTCCAGCCGTCTGAATTAATGAAGTTTGCTGTTGTTATATTCATGGCAGTGTTTTTGAGCAGTCGTTATCAGCAGGGTAAAATTGACGACTTAAAAGAAACGGTTTATCCGATGGCAGGGCTCTTGGCGTTATTGTTGCTTATCGTTGTTGTCATTCAGAAAGACATGGGTACGGGTGTGTCAATCGCAGCAGCGGTTGTGTCCATGTTTATTGTCAGTACGATGAACTGGAAGATTTTGGCAAAAATTGCAGGCGTTGGTGTTATTCTAGGACTTTTACTGGTTGTGTTATCGCCGCACCGTATGGAGCGCATTAGTACGTTTTTTAGTTCTGGCAACGACGTTGCTGCAGCGGACGAGCGTGATAATAATTACCATATTAAAAACGCAATGATAGCATTAGGGACGGGCGGTTTATTTGGGCGCGGGATTGGTAAAAGTATTCAAGCGACTGGATATTTACCCGAGGCGGTAAATGACTCAATTTTTGCAATCATGGGCGAAATCTTTGGGTTTGCCGGCACGATTTGTATCATTGGGCTATTTGGTATTCTGTTATTCCGCATTTTGCGTATTGCCGATCAGCTTCCCGATATGTCTATGCGAATCGCAGCAGCGGGCGTGTTTGGTTGGTTGCTTGCGCACGTTGTGATGAATATTGCTTCAATGATTGGGTTGATTCCTCTCACAGGTATTACGTTGCCGCTGCTTAGTTTCGGTGGAACGAGCATGATTTTTATGAGCGGCGCGTTAGGTGTCGTATTTCAACTTTCGCGGTATACTAATCATAAGTCAGTTACTATGAAGGAGGATGCCCGTGCGGATTTTGGCAGCAGGCGGCGGGTCGGGCGGACACGTTACGCCGGTCGTCGCAGTATTGCGTGA